The Hevea brasiliensis isolate MT/VB/25A 57/8 chromosome 9, ASM3005281v1, whole genome shotgun sequence nucleotide sequence CTTTGGCTCCTAAATTCGCACTCAATGAGAAATTATATCAAACAGTTTATTAATTTTGAAGGTAGCTTCCCACTTCTCATAACGTTTGTTTGCAAGAAACAACAAAGCACTAATTAATACCCTTTTATAAAAAATGGACCCCTTTGGAACAAACGATTAGTTAAGTGGGACGACATTGAAACAAATCAGTAAGATGTTGTTTTCACATTAGTCACTATCTCTTTCACTTCAGTTTTTCTTCCTGTCATATCAAATAATATGAACTGAAAACCTAAAATTTATCTCCACATGCACACGTTTGCATGACCTCAAAATTAAttccccttttcttcttcttcttcttcatgaaaTTTAAGTGATTTTAATTGATTTCAACGGAGATAAAACATTAGAAAGACctcgaaattatatatatatttattgagAAGAAAAAGAGTCGCAGTCTACTGAAAAATCCAAAGCAAGTAAACATATCGAGACAAAGATTAAACTGTTAGGGGAAGACTTGGAAAGTGAAATCTCTTTCAACATGTCTTCACTTAAtttgttttaaatatattttataataatttatttttaattataaaatatgtgaataatattttaattttttaaattagaaatttttttttaatttttctcctATTTTTAATGAAAAGTGAAAACAGAAGTTTTCTTAATAAAtagtataaaattattttttttacatgTAAACAAGGCCCGTTTGCGTctataaattcaaaaattaaatatttttaatttaaattaaaaaaattttaaattgaatttttaaagCCTTGTTTCATCTTTCGAtgtgcatacatcaaaatgacattaaaattatatacaaagaaatattttatttaataatttaaaataaacttgAGATTTTACATTATTTTCTTAACAGGTTAACTATCTTTTCTGCATAATTTTCCAATCTGAATTTCAAATCAATtacattaattaaatttagttttactttctctaatattattaaatttgttgTATTGTTTGTTTAATATCACTTAATAGTCCCATTGTAATTATCTCATTTAGAATGACATAATCTTTGAAATATGTGATAATTATCTTATTTCGGATTACTTATATTTTTCTCCAGGCACGTGCTTTTACTAGCTACCAcgtctataatttaaaaataaaggtAAATAAAGACTGGGTGAAAGTCGAAAAAGCAAAATTTCTTCATGAAATCACGGGTGTGAGTGAGGACTGGGGAGCGGATGCGcgtttctctctgatttttattttgggtaatattaattattttaataattattgattactctattaataattaaatattaaatattaattatttattatttatatataaatttaaagtaaaaatatttaataaaaataattattaaattaattgttaAATGTAAAAGCAGTAATATTATTTTGTTgactttaattataatatttttttaatttttaaaaattaaaaggaagagtaattttttataaattattctcttcatatttaaatattaatataaatattatatcatcaaataatataaataaaaaaatattttaattataatcaaaatattaaatatttaaacatTGTTAAAcaagatttttaaaaaaaaaattctaaacatAAAATGAGACAAAAACAATCGCGTGAGAGGAGTTGAATAACCAGAGAAAATGGAACAAGTTCACATTGTAAATGGAATAAAGTTTATAtttgcttttgatttttttttcataatgttTAGATGAACTAATTATGATATTTTTAGTTTAATAAATTCAGAATTTTTATTTAAACTCAAATTAATTATgacttaataaaatataaatttttaataataaattattatttttctttaatttttaaatattaaaattttttactttaaattagaaaaatcacaaatatttttattataatgtatgcacataattttaaaatataattttaaattaattcacTCTAGTTCagtttattaattatgtatattttaaatatttgattataaatttcaatttttcctAATAGATTagcaatattttattttatttttaaagcaAACAAAAcaataaagaaaatgaaaaaaaaataaaaatgcatGTGGGGTTTCTAGAGATTGTGGAtgctaaattttattaaaatataatgatattaattacaattaaaattgatACAAAGAAAACACATAATCAATCAAATATTATAATAGAAAAACACTGCAAATATAAACTGCAGATTCTTGTACATGTTTATCCACGGTCAAAGTAATTAAcccactaaccttttttttttaaccaatTTTTTATTTGCTACTTAATTAACTATTTATTTATCCCAGTCAAATATCTTATGAAGATTCaactgaatatatatatatatatatatatattctttctgTGCACATCTTGCtgctttatatttatataaaactgaaaataataatatttttttttttaaattttttactagaTTGAAGAAACTGATGTTGAAATCAAACAAAAAAACCTGTACTAGTCTTCACTTCAAttgattattatttattaatacatGTTTCATATGTGAGATAAAACTGGGTTAAGTTGGGCATGCATGTACTTAACTTCCCCTTGCTGAGCTATAGCCTTTTTGCTAGCTTATGCTTCTGGGATACATGGCCTCCCCTTTGGTTGGAATTTTTATTTAGTGGAACAGTTGTAGGATTTAATTATATTCGTTAATTATGatagaatttattattattatatatatatatatatatatttatattaattttattatatatatgcaCATATATAAATTTATgcccatattaaatttatatatttatcagAATTATGAtagtgaaataaaaaaaaaatgctattcAATTTTAAAGTGTGCCATTATTAGTGACTCAAtccattaattttaaaaaaacacATAATTTAATCATTGTAATTTAATAAGTTTATCTCTTCACATTTGTTCTGTTTTTGTCATTAATCAGTAGTAGTAAATATCTTAATACGACTGTCTATTTGCACCGCCCCAAACCAAACCCTATGTTTATCTCCTAACCTAACCGAGTCCCCATTTGCTCTATTCCTCCCTCTAACGCTCTCTGGTTTGTTAATCCATCCCACATTCGTAAGAAATGGGATCAGATTTGTTTCTAAAACAAATGAAACAGTGGATGAGAATATTAAAAGATTGCGTAGAGCTCTAAGAGCATCTTATCTGGCTTGAAAGCTACTTTTATTGCCCAAATCATTAAGATTAATTAGGGTTTGGTGGGAATTTTTTTCCAGAGCAAGAGCTTCATTAGATAAGAAAACCACGAAGTACATCTGATACATAATCATGACAATCAGTAATGTAATGTTATTTTCATTCCATGTTTATATTTGATTGCAAAATAAAAATGCATGataataacaagaaaataataacgGTCGCAGCCAATAATAACCAGATAATAATGGGGTGCTGATTGTCATTGTTGAATGGTGGCAACCGGCAACAGTGGTGGTGGTGATTGCCATTAGACTAGGTTAAGTGATGGTATGTGGtgataattaaaaaaagtaaataaaaataagtaatcataattataaatttttttatgtatgcaataattattacattgattaatatataattaatgatattaaattttcttatttaattaaataaaataatctcataattttattaataaaaagttggaaaattttttttattacaatctATTAGTACATTTTTCAATACTTATAATGGATTCATTTGAGTTCAAAGAGCTCAAGCCAAGAAAATTTGTCATTATCTCCATTGAGACCATGAGTATAGAACAGGCTTTAAGGTGTAATAAATTATAATGATTTTAAGATGTTAATAGTAATGGAGTCCAAGACTGTTTCTGTGATAAATCAATAGTTCGTGAAACTGGATCGTTTCAATAGAATAAATCTATTTGCTGGAAAGGCAAGATGCTATTTTTACTTATTGCAATGAAAATTTCTTATATACTTGATTCAAGTCTGTCTATTATTTTGCCACCAATAACATAAAATTCTGAACAAGTGAAAGCAAATTGAAAAAAATATGAAGAAGATAAATTGCTGTGCAGATGTCATCTTCTCAACAACTTGTTAAATAGGGTCTATGATCTTTTTACCTCTGTCAAATCTGAATTTGAAATTCACTAGAGTtcaaataccaaaaaaaaaaaaggtgaagtGATTTGCTCTTACAAAGAGTAATTTTTGGTTATAGCTTCAATACCCAACTCATATAATCTCATTTTACTAATTTTCTACTCCTACTAGATTGCTGTAATACAGCTGAATTTAGAGAGATAATAAAAGAAGAATAAGAAATAAAAGAATTTGTATATAATTTGaacaactcatccatatttatagacAATAAAAAGTCATGACACCTTTttaatatacatatttatttGTTAACAGACACACTGTTATGACACTTTTCAAAATAGTTGtgattatttatatgtaatagacatgtctgtttataatAAACACATCTATTATAACATATTTCCTAACAGTTATAACTGTTTATATATAATAGATAGATGTGTCCGTATAAAAAGGTATCATAACTTTTCATTGCCTATAAATATGAATGAGTTGTTCAAATTAAATAcacttcttcaatttcttctttttctcttattGTCTCTTTAAATCCCGTTTAAAAAAAGTTCTtagggaattttttttttcagattttattATATCCTGAAAGTATATTACCAAAATCTTGTAGTAATTTAATGGAAGCACTTAATATTTTAACTCTCTGTACTATCAACATACAAgttatttattacaatatcttcATATGGACATGGGTTAGGAGGACTTGGCGATTCCTTGATATTCAACATTTTTGTGAAACAACCCCTGCTTTAACATTTGCAGTTTTGTTCCTGCAAAATGTTCAAAAATAATGAAATTCAATTCCTATGACACCACCGTAATTTAAGAGAAAATTACCGCCGTAAGAAATGTAAATAGATTAACCAAAGCAGATCAAGGACATATTTATTAACCAGCTGGATATAGTTGATAGttgataaatatttaaatagttgAATTAACTTGTTTGgtaaatttatcaaaattgtaattgataactaataaattatttatcaatTACAGTTCATATTAGCTTTGAAAAATAGGTTTTTTATCGGTCgatacttattttattttttttattcagaTTATATTACCCTTTTAAATTTGTTAATTGCAAAATATGTCTCCAAATTaagttttttatattaataaattatttataattataagaaataataaataaatataaaatattataaataattaataaactaGTTATAGTATTCATTTTTCTATGATAAAAGATACGtatatacataaaaaaataactattacattttaaaattatatttttaattcttatatatgttttataataaattaattatctgtctatttcaatagtaaaataaataatacGATACATTATCTTAATAATCATTAGACATAATTTTACCGTGCGCTCAAGATATATCAACTATGAGTAATTAGCTACTAACTATCAACTATCAACTATTAACTGTATCCAATCACTAAATTAAACATGTTCTAAATGTAATGAACCTGTTTCAAGAAAATAgaatgagggagagagagagagagagagagagaggtggagaTGAAGGGAAAATGAAATGGAAAGagatgaagagagagagagagagagagagaaatatttaaggataaaaattatataatgaaaTTTGATCTCTTATTGACTATACTTTTGTTCAATGACTAAGGcagaagttgaaaaaaaaaattcattgacgGAGTGAAAttataaacaataaaaaatatatattttttaaaataaaaaaaaaacttacttaaaaataataacaaaCTTGAAGGACAAAATAGTAATTCATTCTAAAAATActccttttttcttttcattttgcaagtagtattaaaaaaaaattgcgaCCTTGATTTGGAATAAAATCATGTCTTACACTAGTATAGAAATGTAATGTGGTTTTTATAGCCGAAATGTCTAATAATGTGGGCATAATAACTGTATTTGCGTTGCTTAAAATGAAACATAAGGTGATGCTTAAATAAAATTAGGCAAATTATATAGTACATTATTAAAAAATAGTGTATCCTCTCGCAAATAATCGGCTGTAATTTAAATTTAGTAATACGAGAGTATTGTAAGTGAGGGTCACTGTTATAGCAGCTACGCAAATCAAAGACATATGTCAAAAAATCACTTAACTTAaaagtttaaatttatatatGAGAATTCTAAAAATAGTTTTATATCTCTCTATTACATCACTGCACGCAAAAAGCCTATTAGGATTGAAGGGTGAATATTAATTTTCACTTTGCCTTTTATATTGACATATTCAACTAATAAATAGAGTAGTCAAGATTTAAACTTTGAACATTTTAGTATGAAAAACTTTAATACCGTATAAAAGAATCACTCAACCTAAAAATTTAAGTCTGTAGATGAGGACTAAGAATAGTTTTATATCTATTTATTAGCGTATACATAACCGCATAATCGCATAgtataagaaaaaaaagaaaaataatacaaAATTTATGTGGTTTAATTGTAAAATCTACGTCTATGGATAAAACAAGATAAAAAGTTTCACTATTATGAAAAAGCAAAATATAATCATTTAGAACTTTCAAATCTAACCCCAATATGTTTTTTGAATGTCACCGTGCCTTTCGCTATCACCAccgatctcactttttatcctaaTCAAGTCGCAGTATAAAACTTTCGGATCAAATTACAATTTAAGTTGGCAAAACATATTCAAAATTCAAGCTATATACAAATAACAAATACAAATctcattaaaacctataattaagaaagttaagtgaaaaaaaaaatcataaaacaaGGAGAAGAGAAGATAAAAAAGAAGGGATAGTATCCCAAAGATGAAAACTAGCATATGATGAGAAGTTCGAGCTAAGCTATAGACTACCATAAATTTGAGTTTTTAACTTGGGGGAAGAGGGATGAGTGGTGGAGTAGTACTAATCTCACGCATTTAACTCAAGCAAAGTAAGGTGGATGAGCTGGCGCTTTCTGGAGAACtgacaatttcttaattttttttttcaaaataaacaaattaaataattaattaacttgATTTTTTTTAcagtttttttaaaaatatatatttagagGAGAAGTGATGAAAGTCCATGAAGAGGGGTTATAGCTGATTTATATATAAGCAGGTAGGCACTGACCAAATTGGCATATTCTACCTCTGCTCATCATCATCTCTCTTTATCTTTCAATAGTCAAGACTCTTCTCTTCTCTGCTCTTCCTTTTCCATTAGCTTGATTTCCCCGTTTTTACGAAATTTTTGGTGTTTGAGGAAGATGGGTAGACAACCATGCTGTGACAAAGTTGGGTTAAAGAAGGGTCCTTGGACAGCAGAGGAGGATAAGAAACTCATCAACTTCATCCTCAACAATGGCCAATGCTGCTGGAGAGCTGTTCCTAAGCTTGCAGGTTTCTTGAATTCTTTTTTAGCTCCCTTTTTATTTTCTTGCAAATGaattggaaaagctagcagagtaCCCTATCAGAGAATGAAAGAAATAATGAAATTCTGTTTGCCAATGGTTAATGGGTTGGTGTGTCAATGCAGGATTGTTAAGGTGTGGGAAAAGTTGCAGGCTGAGATGGACTAACTATTTAAGGCCAGATTTGAAGAGAGGTTTTTTATCAGAACATGAAGAGAAAATGGTCATTGATCTCCATGCTCAACTCGGCAACAggttcttccttcttcctctgtTTCAGAGCTGAATTGATTCTTCTGGCTTTTGTCATTACTTGGTTTGGTAAATTCTTTTGTTTTTCTCCATCTTTGTACTAACTTCCAGTAATGAAATCAAACGAAAATTCTTCAACATTCTAAACCATTCATTGTCTTGCTTATTAAATTGAAGACGAAATTCCTGAAAAGAAAACTTCCAGAATTTTGGACTTTCATTAAATAAATGTGCATTATTTTATGCAATAAAGACCAATTACccttatttatttcattataaacgAGGAAGTGGCTTACTATTagaaattcaaataataaaatgttttaatttCCTGGCTCcttaaaaatattttgatatgttcTGTTTTCCAAGCTCTGGACTACTTCTCTAAAATGGACCTTTTATAGCGACTGGCTATAATACAATGAAGCCATTCTCTTCTTTGAAGTTGTCCAAAATGTCCTCTCATCATGGatttaccattttttttttttaattgtatgaATTTTGTCAATGATGATAGTGTAGAGGTTTAAAGGCAAATTTTCTTGTTTCTTGGCAGATGGTCCAAGATTGCATCTCATCTACCCGGAAGAACAGATAATGAAATCAAGAATAACTGGAATACCCACATCAAGAAAAAGCTTAGAAAAATGGGCATTGATCCTCTTACCCACAAGCCATTCCCTACCAGTGAACCacccccaccaccaccacctcaagAACAACAAGAAGTGCAAGAACAGCAACAAGCACAATCTTACTCCACAAATGCCATGGCTGAATTGGAACAAAACAAGGAAACCGAAACATCTGTGCAATCAAGCACTACTGAAGAGACAAAAGTAGAGGAAGAAAAAAGAATGACAAGCACATTTGAGACAATGGAGCCGATGAATTATGGCTTTTGCATTGATGATGTTCCCTTAATTGAACCCCATGAGATGCTGGTCCCTTGTACTGCCGCACCTTCTTCCTCTTCATCAACAATAACAACaacatcttcatcttcctcatcttCCCATGGCCCATACAATAACTTATTCCTTGAAGGCTTTCAATTCGCAGATTTTGAGTGGCCTGATAATGATATTGACTGGTGGGTTGATGACTTAAGTAGTTGTTGGGACTTGTTAATTAACGATGTTGATTCTGACAGAAAGCAAGTAGATGCTCTTGATGATCATTATCCTCATGCTCCTATCAATCAGTACCCAGAAATGGTTTTGGATAAAGATTCTTCGACATATGGGATCCTGTAATTTCaaaaaagaaaagacaaaaaaaaaagggcTTACTTTAGTTAGTTTGCTAGTTGCTACAGAGAATATAATAAATCAAGAATCCGGGAAAATCCCAGCTTTGATTTAccttttatcttttcttttccttGCTCCTTGTGGggaaaaatgtaaaaaaatgtaaaagtgaaatcttaattttctacatgtgaatatatatatatatatatatatatatatatatatatatatatataaaattgattTTGACTTTGAGACTAAAGCTCTACCCCTCATAATTTTGGAGATAACTTTATCACTattaagcaaaatttcattagtatttatgatgattttttttttttaaataaagtgtCATTCACTTAATAAAATGTGACATCtatgataataatattaatattaaaatattataatctaATCTtacaaaataatataaatatcttaAAACACGGTATAAGATTCCTTCTCCATTGCTTCTAATTATTTCCAAGTTTCAACATCTTTTTTAACAGATTTTTCATCACAATTATCATAGCCTTTTGAGATTACATTATTTGGTAAAATTAATCAATAATAATATGAAACTACTAAATaccttttcataaaaaaaaatatgaaaaatattaccTATAAAAGCAATGAGACAACTATGTAGGAAAATCAACTCCAAATAGAGGGagaaacaaaattaataattgatTTACAATTCATATTAAGCAACACATTTTAATATTCTCTTTTTTTTCaactttcattttattaaattattctttttgtttaataataaaaatgaaattatttaaaatgaatACTCGGACTTTCTCTTCAAAAACCTTATATTTTTTTAGAATGTGATATAtttgtttaattaaaaatatgtgTTACATATTATGAAATGTGAATTTCTTACCTTAACTTGGCAAGGATACcaaagattgctttgtcgtgtaaGCTAAAACCGTAGGCAAATAGTAACAATGACATGGGTCCAACCccctatgtgtatatatatatcataaaaataatattttgctTCACGACTACATGTCCACAAATATATCACAATAGGAAATGCGTTTTATCGATCTtatgattaaaaatataaataattttattctaagagtttagaaaatgattttttttttgtcattataaccattatattataattttaaatgataagtcaaatcttgattttttttaatttcactaATTTATTATTCTTTTTAATAATTAACTTGGTGATCTTTGTATAATGTATAGCACAACTCtttgaaataaaatatacaaagtgCATTTGACTTACTAACGATACTCTCCACCTAAAATTGAGTCAAATAGTTGATGTTCAATTGAAGAATCCAACGTAATAGTTAAAGTGTTAGTACTTATTTGAAGAGTTAgagcaagaaagaaaaaaattgacAGAAATATCTACAccaagcaaatgggatttgagttTACCAGACAAAGCAAAATTAGACATTTGTGATTCAAACCGAGTAAAAAATTGCTCATTGCTTAGTCATATGCAACCGAACAAAcaaaaataaaagagacaaatggagacGCTCGCCCAACAATTGAGCATCAACCATATTGTCAATCAGAAATGTTAGTAAATAATAATACTGGATCTTTAGGAGGAAAATTTGGGATATTAGTTGAGTATCTGAGATTCATATAGATAATTACAATGACTACTTAGCTTTTAGTCTATAAATATAAGAAACAATAATTAATCACGTATACTTATTACGTTGAAATCACTACTGAACCTATTATTATTCATTTTCACTACTTTCATTTCACGTTATTAACTTTAGCGTCAAAGTAATTAACCAATAGACCACCaaccttattttttctttatttacgaGCTAAATCAATACTTAACTGAACATTTGGGACTTACGGCAATATCACTTATgatgttaatttaattataagattttaaatttaatttaaaagttaAGCTTACGTTATTTTCATTTACAAAAGTATATATGAatgatatgtatatataattcattaattataaaaattttttaaacaaCAACCCTAAGACAACATAGTTTAATTCACAGGTGAATTTTATTTTGTTCATCAggattcaaattattaaattctaCCCGAAATTTGACCCAACTGACATCACGAGGACTGTTCACTCTTCCATGAATGTCAACACGTATAAGTCTACAGAACCATTACAAGAAAATTTCCCATtcacatataaatatatgaaatttcttaTATATAATTCCAgccaataaaaaattataattccatatATATTATACGTCCtatcacacacacatatatatatatatatatatatatatatatatatatatatatatgaaagtggAGCTAGAATTGTTAGTCTTTatagttaaataaaaataaagtattcAGTTTGTTAGGCTCTACTTACTTAGACGtcattttctctctattttttATTTCCACCACTAAGATGTAGGCATAAAATTTATTGTGTTCTCAAGAAAATAACTGAAGACAATATATTATTGAGAGATAACCACAAATTTCAAAAAGATAATCTTTCGTGTGAACTAcgtaaataacaaaaaaataaaaaattcatttcCAAAATCAAGTGGGTGAGAATAGGCATCGAGGCATGGTTTTCAGTGCGgccaatttttttaataatttttttatataaaatttaaataatattttattaattaaaaataaaataaaaaaatataaaccaccctattatatttttacat carries:
- the LOC110657812 gene encoding transcription factor MYB20 encodes the protein MGRQPCCDKVGLKKGPWTAEEDKKLINFILNNGQCCWRAVPKLAGLLRCGKSCRLRWTNYLRPDLKRGFLSEHEEKMVIDLHAQLGNRWSKIASHLPGRTDNEIKNNWNTHIKKKLRKMGIDPLTHKPFPTSEPPPPPPPQEQQEVQEQQQAQSYSTNAMAELEQNKETETSVQSSTTEETKVEEEKRMTSTFETMEPMNYGFCIDDVPLIEPHEMLVPCTAAPSSSSSTITTTSSSSSSSHGPYNNLFLEGFQFADFEWPDNDIDWWVDDLSSCWDLLINDVDSDRKQVDALDDHYPHAPINQYPEMVLDKDSSTYGIL